Part of the Cyanobacteria bacterium FACHB-DQ100 genome, GCGTCAAGCAGAGCTGCTGCAAGTTCGAGAGGAATTAGGGCGAGAACTGTTAGATGCTGGGGCAAGTAAAGCCTTTGCTGTTGCAGATCACCAAATTGCTCACGTGTATGTTAATGATCCAAGCTGTCTCGACAAGGTAAAGCAATTACTTGAACAAACAGATGGCGTGGACCTGGTGCTGGATGAGGCAGGCAAAGAAGCCTATCATCTTGACCATCCTCGATCAGGCGATCTGATTGCTGTTGCTAAACCGAACGCCTGGTTCACGTACTACTACTGGATGGACGATCGCAAAGCTCCCGATTTTGCTAGAACAGTCGATATCCATCGCAAACCAGGATATGACCCCGCAGAACTGTTTATTGATCCTCAGATCAAACTACCGAAACTTAAACTGGGAACAACACTCCTGAAGAAAAAATTGGGATTCCGGTATCTGATGGAAGTCATTCCGTTAGATGCCAGTGTGGTAAAAGGATCGCACGGGCATCTCACACCAAGTGCAGCAGACTGCCCAATGCTAATCACCCGCGAAACCGACCTACTGCAAAGAGATTCTCTAGAAGCCACTGATGTATTTCATGTGATTCTAAGCCACCTGAAGCGTTAATAACCGCCTCTCTTGCTCAGCGCCGGAGTACCCAATTAACCGTGGTAGCGCTTATCCTGGAGATATCCAAGCAGCAGATTTTTAGTCGGCGGGGTGTCTCAAGACCAACGGACGGGATGTACTCCGAATCTCACACAGTGGAGGGGCTAATGAACTTACCAAATACGCTACAGACTCCGTTCTTACTGCAAGAATTGCAATGGGTTGCTGATCCCGTAAGCTACATGGAAAAAGCGGCTCAGCAGCATCCTGATCTCTTTTCGGCAGGAATTGTTGGGGGGAGTCATCTAGTTTTTGTCAATCATCCGCAAGCGATTCAAGATATCCTCACCAGCGATCGCAAGCGCTTTCTCGCTCCCGGAGAAGTGAACCAAATTCTGGCTCCGCTGATTGGTGACTATTCGGTAATTATGCTCAGTGGCGATCGGCATAAGCGTCGTCGCCAATTGTTGATGCCTCCGTTTCATGGTGAACGAATGCGGGCTTATGGCAATTTAATCTGCAAGCTCACCGAAAAAGTTTTTAGTCGAATTCCGATCGCTCAATCCTTCACGGCGCGATCGGCGACGCAGGAAATTTCGCTACAAGTCATTCTAGAGGCTGTGTTTGGTGTAACTGAGGGAGAGCGATTTAATCGCCTCCGATCAGCAATTACAACGATGACCGAGCGATTCCGCTCTCCCTTAGCGGCGAGCTTTTTGTTTTTCCCATGGATGCAGCGAGATTTGGGGGCGTGGATGCCGTGGGGCAAGTTTCTGCGCGATCGTGCCGAAATTGACAAGCTACTGTATGCCGAGATTGCCGATCGTCGTCGCGAGAACAATCCCGATTGGGTAGATATTCTGTCGTTGCTGATGGCAGCCCGCGATGAGAATGGTGAGCCGATGAGCGATCCAGAACTCCGGGATGAACTGATGACCTTGCTGTTTGCTGGACATGAGACGACCGCAACAGCGATGGCTTGGGCGCTGTACTGGACTCATCGCTTGCCCCAAGTGCGTGAGAAATTGCTGCAAGAGCTTGATTCGATCGGCTCTAATCCCGATCCCATGACAATTGCCCGCTTGCCCTATCTCAGCGCAGTTTGTAACGAAGCCTTGCGCTTGTATCCGGTTGCAATGCTTACGTTTACCAGAGTCGTGAACGAACCGTTGGAACTCTTAGGACATCCGCTTCAGCCCGGAGTGAATGTGGTCGGCTGTATTTACCTGCTGCATCACCGGGAAGATCTTTACCCAGATTCGCACCAGTTTAAACCAGAGCGCTTTTTAGAACGGCAGTTTTCTCCGTTTGAGTTTATGCCGTTTGGGGGTGGGGCACGGCGCTGTATTGGTGAAGCGTTGGCGGTGTTTGAGATGAAGCTGGCACTGGCAACGATTTTGTCGCGCTATCAGCTTGCCTTAGCCGATCGTCGTCCCGAAGTGCCGCGTCGCCGTGGGGTGACGCTTGCTCCAGCGAGAGGAGTCAAACTCCAGATTGTGGGGCAAAGACCGGTGCGATCGACGGAAGCGATGGCGCAGACGAGATAGAAGGCGCTGGTCATTCAGGGCTTTAACCTGGCAAGCGATCGGGCTCATCGGCTTCATACAAAATCTTTCAATACTCGCGACAGATCCTCGTAAAGACGCGATTTGAAGCTTCACCGAAGGTGTTCGCGTCTTTACGGAGGAAACTGCTGTGTCGTAGGTTTTTTGGAAACTGGCGTTATGTCAGGAAAGATTGATTTTGTAGTTCTCGCTACAGAAAATCTTATATAGTTATGAATAGACGATTTATGAATGACCCAAATTATGACAACCATACTTGATACAAACAACTCTCAACTCTCTGCTAAGCATCAGGACAACATTATGGCTGTTCTTGCTCACCGCATCGAAGCAGCTCAAGCAGCCCACAACACACAATTAATTGAATTATTAG contains:
- a CDS encoding cytochrome P450; protein product: MNLPNTLQTPFLLQELQWVADPVSYMEKAAQQHPDLFSAGIVGGSHLVFVNHPQAIQDILTSDRKRFLAPGEVNQILAPLIGDYSVIMLSGDRHKRRRQLLMPPFHGERMRAYGNLICKLTEKVFSRIPIAQSFTARSATQEISLQVILEAVFGVTEGERFNRLRSAITTMTERFRSPLAASFLFFPWMQRDLGAWMPWGKFLRDRAEIDKLLYAEIADRRRENNPDWVDILSLLMAARDENGEPMSDPELRDELMTLLFAGHETTATAMAWALYWTHRLPQVREKLLQELDSIGSNPDPMTIARLPYLSAVCNEALRLYPVAMLTFTRVVNEPLELLGHPLQPGVNVVGCIYLLHHREDLYPDSHQFKPERFLERQFSPFEFMPFGGGARRCIGEALAVFEMKLALATILSRYQLALADRRPEVPRRRGVTLAPARGVKLQIVGQRPVRSTEAMAQTR